A window of Scytonema millei VB511283 genomic DNA:
TCTGCCCTAACTGCCATTTTCTTGTGGCTGAAAGTGCCGTTTGGTTTGCTGTTTGGAATCACCATCGGGTTTATGGCTTTAGTTCCCTTCGGCGGTACGGTGGGAATTATTTTGACCACTTTATTAGTAGCGCTGCAAGATTTCTGGCTAGGTACTAGAGTTTTGGCAGCATCTGTGATCGTTCAGCAAATCTTAGATAACATTGTTGCTCCCCGTATTCTTGGTAGCGTCACTGGTTTAAATCCCGTATGGGTACTGATTTCCGTCTTAACAGGCGCTAGAGTTGGCGGTTTGCTGGGCGTAATCGTTGCCGTACCTACAGCAGTCGTGATCAAGACAGCCTTAAGTGCCGTGCGATCGCCCCAACTAACTGAAACGAGTTCTACTATGGCACCAACTGAGGCAGAAAAAACTAGTCTTACAGGGAGCAGGGACGAGCTGGGAGCAGGGAGCAGGGACGAGCCGCGTAGCAGAGAACAAGTAGCGAGTAGCGAGTAGTGAGTAGTGACCGCATAATTCCGAATTCCGAATTCCGAATTCTGAATTCAATCGCTCCTTGGCGATCGCCTTTAGCAAGGGCGCTGCACCTCAATCGCAGTCTACCTTATGCCCGCTACCTTCAACTGGCAACTGTCCGACTTGATGGTCGTCCTGCGAATCGAACAGTTGTATTTCGGGGTTTTTTAGATCGTAGCGATCGCCTCAAGTTTGTCAGCGATACTCGCAGTGAAAAATTCGCTCAGATTGAAGCTCAACCTTGGGCAGAGGCTTGCTGGTATTTTCCCAAAACCCGCGAACAATTTCGGATTACTGGTACGCTAAAGGCGATCGCCTCTGACGATCCCGATCCAGAATTACAACAAGTCCGTACCTCAAGCTGGCGAGAGTTGAGCGACTCCGCACGGCTGCAA
This region includes:
- a CDS encoding Npun_F5749 family FMN-dependent PPOX-type flavoprotein; its protein translation is MSSDRIIPNSEFRILNSIAPWRSPLARALHLNRSLPYARYLQLATVRLDGRPANRTVVFRGFLDRSDRLKFVSDTRSEKFAQIEAQPWAEACWYFPKTREQFRITGTLKAIASDDPDPELQQVRTSSWRELSDSARLQFAWAHPGKPRAADDTFNPPAPSAEVPLPHFCLLLLEPMQVDRLELRGDPQNRTMYTWLEGDRTWSTQAVNP